Within the Oncorhynchus kisutch isolate 150728-3 linkage group LG13, Okis_V2, whole genome shotgun sequence genome, the region GCACCAGCGAATCAGCTGACGGCACTCTGGTGGAGAGGAAGTAACAACAGGTATATGATTAGACAGAGGATAATTCCATAATCATCTATTGTAGTATGAGGTTACATCATCTACCCCTTTATGGAAATCTCTTCCCCTACTTCATCCAAccctcatccctctttctctgaCCGGGGGACAGTCCCTTGGTGAAGCGCACGCGGCCCTTGATGGTCTCTCGGATGGTGCTGAAGGGCAGGAAGCCACATATCAGGTTGTAGAGGGTGATGCCCACCGACCAGACAGTAGCTGGACCTGCCAGGTACTGTCTATGTAGGAACCACTCTGGAGGGGTGTACTCCAGGGTGCCTgagaggaggcagacagacacaggaaacgTATTATTCAGTAGCCTTTTTGAAAGCATACTGAGAGCGTAGGCTGCATGCTGAAATCAACAATAGGGCTAAGTGGAGTTTCCGTCATATTGCTTCCACTCTCACTGAGCAATTCTTAGTGATCTGCTCTCTCAACCACCACATTCCCTCCCTTACACTCTCTAAGGTCTCTAACCTGCAAAGTCCTTGTAGGCCGTATTCTTCAGCAGGTCTCCACAGCCAAAGTCGAACAGCTTGACGTGCTGCGAGTCAGTCTGGATCAGCAGGTTCTCTGGCTTGACGTCCCGGTGCAGGACCCCTCGCTCGCTGCAGTGGTTCAGCGCcctcaacagctgcaccatcaccTGGCGCGCTAAGCCCTCGCTCATGGTGCCTCCCCGGTCCTGGCAGAAGGCGATAAGGTCTTGGCAGGGCTCGGGGCGCTCCAGCACCATGATGTAGCGCGATGGCTGGTCAAACCACTCCAGCAGCTGCATGATGTAGGGACACTGTGGCGCCACGTTCACCTGCTTCATCAACGCCACCTCCAGGGGCAGGGGCCCTTcttgtccaggctgtgtgtgtgcgtgtgtgtgtgtgtgtgtgcgtgcaaaggaggagggggagagggaactgCTGTTATCAATTGCAGTTAGGCTAGCATTAGTAGAGATAACTGATATACCCCCTACAGTAAAATCAACCAGTAGACTAACACTCACAATGTCCAGCTCCTCCTCAGCTTGGGCCTTGGACACATACTTGATGGCTACCTGTGGGACAGGAATAGCAACAACAGTCTAAGTACAGCTgttacatgtaaaaaaaatacaattaaaaaagaAATGTGTTGTTATAACATTCTCAGTGCTTTCATGAGAATAATACAAAATTAACTCATACAGGAGACAGCTGAGGCTGGTCAGGTATGACGAAGGGCCTTTCAGAAGTAAATGGCCAGGTGAAGATATATGAAAGGTATTAAAGGAAAATCAGTTACACCATCATAAAAAGCCATTATGAAGGAATGTTGTCAGGCTGCTTAGCTGCACTGTACAATTAAAGCAGACATGAGTTATTTTcccttataaactgggtggttccagcccttaatgctgattggttgacagctgTTGTATATGAGACCATATACCACGGCTAtgacaatttatttttatttttactgttctaattactttagtaaccagtttataatagcaataaggcacctcgggggtttgtggtatatggccaatataccacggctattggctgtatccaggcacaaCGCATTGCGGAGTGcctaagaacaacccttagctgtggtatattggccatataccacaccctctcgtgccttattgcttaattttaCGTCAAATATACTAAAtaacaatataaacacaacatgtaaagtgttggtcccatgttccatgagctgaaattaatTGATTACacacaaaaaccttatttctctcaaatgttgtgcacaaatgtgtttacatccctgttagtgagcgtttcttctttcccaagataatacatccacctgacaggtgtgtcatataagctgattaaacagcatgatcattacacaggtggttcttgtactggggacaataaaatggcactcttaaatgtgcagttttgacacacaacacaatgccacagatgtccaaATTTAGAGGGAGTGCTCAATGGGCATGTTGAGTGCAGGAAtgaccaccagagctgttgccagataattgaatgttcatttctctaacataagccttcaatgtcattttagagaatttggcagtatgtgcaaccagcctcacaaccgcagaccacgtgtaaccacgccagcccaggacctccacatctggtttcttcacctgcggtatcatctgagaccagccaccaggacagctgatgagtatttctgtctgtaatgaagcccttATGGGGGGAAAACCTCATTCtgactggctgggcctggctccccagttggTGGGCCTGACTCCCACGTGGGTGGGCCTATACCCTCCCAGGCCTACACACAGCTGCAGCcctgcccagttatgtgaaatacATAAtgacctaatgaatgtatttcaattgactgatttcttcatatgaactgtaactcattgaAATATTTgcctgttgcatttatatatttgcTCAGTATAATTACAGGCTTGTTTAATGACTGGGTCAGTCTTCCTGATTTGCAAGGGAGCAGCGCAAGATCTCACTAAATGCAAAGAAAGTAGAGATTTTCTATTGAAAAGGAAAGTTTAGTGA harbors:
- the LOC109901718 gene encoding serine/threonine-protein kinase pim-3-like; the encoded protein is METAEGCSLAVIMTRCRNFDLRLVPNSSDQGCGLNGGGRRKRKRSGFHNAKTASPDLECRGSKEPNAFQELFAAPAPPAPKVLCRRTGNVSQRCNAVTSRAWAPGRGGWMEPVGHGPALNQTQGPWPLCLVGAKDDCPSTSRPKATKRHRKARLEKLYVKGPLLGKGGYGSVYAGTRKSDGMQVAIKYVSKAQAEEELDIPGQEGPLPLEVALMKQVNVAPQCPYIMQLLEWFDQPSRYIMVLERPEPCQDLIAFCQDRGGTMSEGLARQVMVQLLRALNHCSERGVLHRDVKPENLLIQTDSQHVKLFDFGCGDLLKNTAYKDFAGTLEYTPPEWFLHRQYLAGPATVWSVGITLYNLICGFLPFSTIRETIKGRVRFTKGLSPECRQLIRWCLSTKAADRPTMEQIQLHPWLL